From Mytilus galloprovincialis chromosome 9, xbMytGall1.hap1.1, whole genome shotgun sequence, the proteins below share one genomic window:
- the LOC143045961 gene encoding ependymin-related protein 1-like — MSFCSHFLLLVISLGTVVVHNGVDGTICCAPDQWEGHMYLDYMQIFIDSNTLYLYFNGSVNVSYDYTNSRAFYTIVGTEISPLIPKPEPLNKTYIFDYKKNMQYAIDSDGSCEKSKIDQNMTRQCVQDSGILKSSGKVGDNIITDTYILTLSESFNNVRGTIQRDSCLPVHMVYLVGSDNPDSGSVFSLDVLSTVPRIKNPAIFTPPSSCLKTSRKQSNSKTSQQLETVLTEIFQKRMLYG; from the exons ATGTCGTTTTGTTCACATTTTCTATTACTAGTCATTTCTTTAGGAACTGTGGTGGTTCATAACGGTGTAGATGGAACAATATGCTGTGCTCCAGACCAATGGGAAGGACATATGTATTTGgattatatgcaaattttcattgACTCCAATACGCTGTATCTGTATTTCAATGGAAGTGTAAACGTATCGTACGACTATACCAACTCTAGAGCGTTTTACACTATTGTAGGGACTGAAATTAGTCCATTGATCCCTAAACCGGAACCGCTCAACAAAACCTACATATTTGACTACAAAAAG AACATGCAGTATGCAATCGATAGTGATGGCTCTTGTGAAAAATCCAAGATAGATCAGAATATGACCAGACAATGCGTACAAG acAGTGGAATATTAAAGAGCAGTGGAAAAGTTGGAGATAATATTATCACGGACACTTATATACTGACGTTATCTGAGAGCTTCAACAACGTACGAGGAACCATTCAACGAG acAGCTGTTTACCTGTACACATGGTATATTTAGTGGGATCTGACAATCCAGACAGTGGCAGCGTTTTTAGTTTAGATGTGTTGAGTACAGTACCACGAATAAAAAACCCAGCAATATTTACTCCTCCGTCTTCTTGTCTTAAAACGTCAAGAAAACAATCTAACAGCAAG ACTTCACAACAATTGGAGACAGTGCTTACAGAAATATTCCAGAAAAGAATGTTGTATGGATAA